The following coding sequences lie in one Carassius carassius chromosome 1, fCarCar2.1, whole genome shotgun sequence genomic window:
- the LOC132117232 gene encoding branched-chain-amino-acid aminotransferase, cytosolic-like isoform X4, which produces MLTVSWSAAGGWEAPFQNLSLHPASSALHYSIELFEGMKAFRGVDNRIRLFRPLLNMERMYRSTERSCLPLFDKDELIKCINKLIEIDQEWVPYSIDASLYIRPTFIGTEPSLGVSRAGHALLFVIIGPVGPYFATGGFSPVSLLADPRYVRARRGGVGEYKMGGNYGPTIAVQSVAAKQECQQVLWLYGENEEITEVRTMNLFIYWTTEKREKELVTPPLDGIILPGVTRQSLLDLAREWGDFKVTEHRVLMKELIDALDDGLILEVFGSGTACVVCPVGSLLYRGQNYQIPTMKNGPDLAKRFHKELTDIQYGHTQRDWAPVII; this is translated from the exons ATGCTGACAGTCAGCTGGTCTGCAGCAGGAGGATGGGAGGCACCCTTCCAGAATCTGTCCCTTCACCCCGCTTCCTCAGCCCTGCATTACTCCATAGAG CTATTTGAGGGCATGAAGGCTTTCCGGGGAGTAGATAACCGCATCCGTCTCTTCCGGCCTCTGCTGAATATGGAGCGCATGTACCGGAGCACGGAGAGGAGCTGCCTGCCT TTGTTTGATAAAGACGAACTGATAAAGTGTATCAATAAGCTGATTGAGATCGACCAAGAATGGGTTCCTTACTCCATAGACGCCAGCCTGTACATCAGACCAACGTTTATAGGAACTGAA CCCTCTCTAGGTGTGTCTCGAGCAGGTCATGCTTTGCTCTTTGTCATCATTGGGCCTGTTGGACCTTATTTTGCAACTGGAGGCTTTAGTCCGGTGTCATTGCTGGCAGATCCTCGATATGTCCGGGCTAGGAGGGGCGGCGTTGGAGAATACAAGATGGGAGG TAACTACGGGCCAACGATTGCTGTTCAGAGCGTGGCGGCCAAGCAGGAATGCCAGCAGGTCCTTTGGCTGTACGGAGAGAATGAGGAGATCACTGAGGTCAGAACCATGAATCTCTTCATCTACTGGACCACAGAGAAAAGAG AGAAAGAGCTGGTCACCCCTCCTCTAGATGGCATCATTCTTCCAGGAGTCACCAGGCAGTCTCTGCTGGACCTTGCCAGAGAATGG GGGGACTTTAAAGTGACAGAGCACCGAGTTTTAATGAAGGAGCTGATAGACGCTTTAGATGATGGACTGATTCTGGAGGTGTTCGGTTCGGGCACTGCATGCGTGGTGTGTCCAGTTGGCAGTCTGCTCTATAGAGGACAG AATTACCAAATTCCCACAATGAAGAATGGACCGGACCTTGCTAAGAGATTCCATAAGGAGCTCACTGACATCCAG TATGGACACACTCAGCGGGACTGGGCACCGGTGATCATCTAA
- the LOC132117232 gene encoding branched-chain-amino-acid aminotransferase, cytosolic-like isoform X3, whose amino-acid sequence MLTVSWSAAGGWEAPFQNLSLHPASSALHYSIELFEGMKAFRGVDNRIRLFRPLLNMERMYRSTERSCLPLFDKDELIKCINKLIEIDQEWVPYSIDASLYIRPTFIGTEPSLGVSRAGHALLFVIIGPVGPYFATGGFSPVSLLADPRYVRARRGGVGEYKMGGNYGPTIAVQSVAAKQECQQVLWLYGENEEITEVRTMNLFIYWTTEKREKELVTPPLDGIILPGVTRQSLLDLAREWGLFQGDFKVTEHRVLMKELIDALDDGLILEVFGSGTACVVCPVGSLLYRGQNYQIPTMKNGPDLAKRFHKELTDIQYGHTQRDWAPVII is encoded by the exons ATGCTGACAGTCAGCTGGTCTGCAGCAGGAGGATGGGAGGCACCCTTCCAGAATCTGTCCCTTCACCCCGCTTCCTCAGCCCTGCATTACTCCATAGAG CTATTTGAGGGCATGAAGGCTTTCCGGGGAGTAGATAACCGCATCCGTCTCTTCCGGCCTCTGCTGAATATGGAGCGCATGTACCGGAGCACGGAGAGGAGCTGCCTGCCT TTGTTTGATAAAGACGAACTGATAAAGTGTATCAATAAGCTGATTGAGATCGACCAAGAATGGGTTCCTTACTCCATAGACGCCAGCCTGTACATCAGACCAACGTTTATAGGAACTGAA CCCTCTCTAGGTGTGTCTCGAGCAGGTCATGCTTTGCTCTTTGTCATCATTGGGCCTGTTGGACCTTATTTTGCAACTGGAGGCTTTAGTCCGGTGTCATTGCTGGCAGATCCTCGATATGTCCGGGCTAGGAGGGGCGGCGTTGGAGAATACAAGATGGGAGG TAACTACGGGCCAACGATTGCTGTTCAGAGCGTGGCGGCCAAGCAGGAATGCCAGCAGGTCCTTTGGCTGTACGGAGAGAATGAGGAGATCACTGAGGTCAGAACCATGAATCTCTTCATCTACTGGACCACAGAGAAAAGAG AGAAAGAGCTGGTCACCCCTCCTCTAGATGGCATCATTCTTCCAGGAGTCACCAGGCAGTCTCTGCTGGACCTTGCCAGAGAATGGG GTCTTTTTCAGGGGGACTTTAAAGTGACAGAGCACCGAGTTTTAATGAAGGAGCTGATAGACGCTTTAGATGATGGACTGATTCTGGAGGTGTTCGGTTCGGGCACTGCATGCGTGGTGTGTCCAGTTGGCAGTCTGCTCTATAGAGGACAG AATTACCAAATTCCCACAATGAAGAATGGACCGGACCTTGCTAAGAGATTCCATAAGGAGCTCACTGACATCCAG TATGGACACACTCAGCGGGACTGGGCACCGGTGATCATCTAA
- the LOC132117232 gene encoding branched-chain-amino-acid aminotransferase, cytosolic-like isoform X2, translated as MLSSASLPVMWVIAVHQLLLQELDWHDESRFIFQMHVQSVIMNKHLYTCPLYSLHLSVYSFSLSRSLPSYLCQAADLTIERNPVLKPKPDPSTLVFGKQFSDHMLTVSWSAAGGWEAPFQNLSLHPASSALHYSIELFEGMKAFRGVDNRIRLFRPLLNMERMYRSTERSCLPLFDKDELIKCINKLIEIDQEWVPYSIDASLYIRPTFIGTEPSLGVSRAGHALLFVIIGPVGPYFATGGFSPVSLLADPRYVRARRGGVGEYKMGGNYGPTIAVQSVAAKQECQQVLWLYGENEEITEVRTMNLFIYWTTEKREKELVTPPLDGIILPGVTRQSLLDLAREWGDFKVTEHRVLMKELIDALDDGLILEVFGSGTACVVCPVGSLLYRGQNYQIPTMKNGPDLAKRFHKELTDIQYGHTQRDWAPVII; from the exons AGCTTGACTGGCATGATGAATCCAGATTCATTTTTCAAATGCATGTCCAATCAGTGATAATGAATAAACATCTCTACACGTGCCCGCTTTACTCCCTGCACCTCTCTGTCTATtcgttttctctctctcgctctctccccaGTTATTTGTGCCAGGCTGCAGATCTTACCATAGAGAGGAACCCTGTACTGAAGCCAAAGCCAGACCCCTCAACCCTTGTGTTTGGCAAGCAGTTTTCAGACCACATGCTGACAGTCAGCTGGTCTGCAGCAGGAGGATGGGAGGCACCCTTCCAGAATCTGTCCCTTCACCCCGCTTCCTCAGCCCTGCATTACTCCATAGAG CTATTTGAGGGCATGAAGGCTTTCCGGGGAGTAGATAACCGCATCCGTCTCTTCCGGCCTCTGCTGAATATGGAGCGCATGTACCGGAGCACGGAGAGGAGCTGCCTGCCT TTGTTTGATAAAGACGAACTGATAAAGTGTATCAATAAGCTGATTGAGATCGACCAAGAATGGGTTCCTTACTCCATAGACGCCAGCCTGTACATCAGACCAACGTTTATAGGAACTGAA CCCTCTCTAGGTGTGTCTCGAGCAGGTCATGCTTTGCTCTTTGTCATCATTGGGCCTGTTGGACCTTATTTTGCAACTGGAGGCTTTAGTCCGGTGTCATTGCTGGCAGATCCTCGATATGTCCGGGCTAGGAGGGGCGGCGTTGGAGAATACAAGATGGGAGG TAACTACGGGCCAACGATTGCTGTTCAGAGCGTGGCGGCCAAGCAGGAATGCCAGCAGGTCCTTTGGCTGTACGGAGAGAATGAGGAGATCACTGAGGTCAGAACCATGAATCTCTTCATCTACTGGACCACAGAGAAAAGAG AGAAAGAGCTGGTCACCCCTCCTCTAGATGGCATCATTCTTCCAGGAGTCACCAGGCAGTCTCTGCTGGACCTTGCCAGAGAATGG GGGGACTTTAAAGTGACAGAGCACCGAGTTTTAATGAAGGAGCTGATAGACGCTTTAGATGATGGACTGATTCTGGAGGTGTTCGGTTCGGGCACTGCATGCGTGGTGTGTCCAGTTGGCAGTCTGCTCTATAGAGGACAG AATTACCAAATTCCCACAATGAAGAATGGACCGGACCTTGCTAAGAGATTCCATAAGGAGCTCACTGACATCCAG TATGGACACACTCAGCGGGACTGGGCACCGGTGATCATCTAA
- the LOC132117232 gene encoding branched-chain-amino-acid aminotransferase, cytosolic-like isoform X1 translates to MLSSASLPVMWVIAVHQLLLQELDWHDESRFIFQMHVQSVIMNKHLYTCPLYSLHLSVYSFSLSRSLPSYLCQAADLTIERNPVLKPKPDPSTLVFGKQFSDHMLTVSWSAAGGWEAPFQNLSLHPASSALHYSIELFEGMKAFRGVDNRIRLFRPLLNMERMYRSTERSCLPLFDKDELIKCINKLIEIDQEWVPYSIDASLYIRPTFIGTEPSLGVSRAGHALLFVIIGPVGPYFATGGFSPVSLLADPRYVRARRGGVGEYKMGGNYGPTIAVQSVAAKQECQQVLWLYGENEEITEVRTMNLFIYWTTEKREKELVTPPLDGIILPGVTRQSLLDLAREWGLFQGDFKVTEHRVLMKELIDALDDGLILEVFGSGTACVVCPVGSLLYRGQNYQIPTMKNGPDLAKRFHKELTDIQYGHTQRDWAPVII, encoded by the exons AGCTTGACTGGCATGATGAATCCAGATTCATTTTTCAAATGCATGTCCAATCAGTGATAATGAATAAACATCTCTACACGTGCCCGCTTTACTCCCTGCACCTCTCTGTCTATtcgttttctctctctcgctctctccccaGTTATTTGTGCCAGGCTGCAGATCTTACCATAGAGAGGAACCCTGTACTGAAGCCAAAGCCAGACCCCTCAACCCTTGTGTTTGGCAAGCAGTTTTCAGACCACATGCTGACAGTCAGCTGGTCTGCAGCAGGAGGATGGGAGGCACCCTTCCAGAATCTGTCCCTTCACCCCGCTTCCTCAGCCCTGCATTACTCCATAGAG CTATTTGAGGGCATGAAGGCTTTCCGGGGAGTAGATAACCGCATCCGTCTCTTCCGGCCTCTGCTGAATATGGAGCGCATGTACCGGAGCACGGAGAGGAGCTGCCTGCCT TTGTTTGATAAAGACGAACTGATAAAGTGTATCAATAAGCTGATTGAGATCGACCAAGAATGGGTTCCTTACTCCATAGACGCCAGCCTGTACATCAGACCAACGTTTATAGGAACTGAA CCCTCTCTAGGTGTGTCTCGAGCAGGTCATGCTTTGCTCTTTGTCATCATTGGGCCTGTTGGACCTTATTTTGCAACTGGAGGCTTTAGTCCGGTGTCATTGCTGGCAGATCCTCGATATGTCCGGGCTAGGAGGGGCGGCGTTGGAGAATACAAGATGGGAGG TAACTACGGGCCAACGATTGCTGTTCAGAGCGTGGCGGCCAAGCAGGAATGCCAGCAGGTCCTTTGGCTGTACGGAGAGAATGAGGAGATCACTGAGGTCAGAACCATGAATCTCTTCATCTACTGGACCACAGAGAAAAGAG AGAAAGAGCTGGTCACCCCTCCTCTAGATGGCATCATTCTTCCAGGAGTCACCAGGCAGTCTCTGCTGGACCTTGCCAGAGAATGGG GTCTTTTTCAGGGGGACTTTAAAGTGACAGAGCACCGAGTTTTAATGAAGGAGCTGATAGACGCTTTAGATGATGGACTGATTCTGGAGGTGTTCGGTTCGGGCACTGCATGCGTGGTGTGTCCAGTTGGCAGTCTGCTCTATAGAGGACAG AATTACCAAATTCCCACAATGAAGAATGGACCGGACCTTGCTAAGAGATTCCATAAGGAGCTCACTGACATCCAG TATGGACACACTCAGCGGGACTGGGCACCGGTGATCATCTAA